Sequence from the Angustibacter luteus genome:
CACCGTGGACGGCCTGCTGGTCGGCGTCATCACCCTGGCGATCTGGGGTGGCGTCGCCGTGGCCCGGTTCCTGTTCCACCCCCGCAGCTTCAGCATGCCGCAGCTGCCCTTCCTGCTGCAGACGACGTGCGTGCTGACCCTGCTCATCGGCTACCTCACCATCGGCTGGGCGGTGAGCGGGCGCACCTACGGGTGCCACCTCATGGGGCTGCGTGTGGTCAACTTCCGCGGCGGCCGGCTGCGTCCGGTGACGTCCTTGCTGCGCGCGGTGTTCTGCGTGTTCTTCCCCATCG
This genomic interval carries:
- a CDS encoding RDD family protein — protein: MSAAGSISPIPREARPFQGQRAGLVTRVIANTVDGLLVGVITLAIWGGVAVARFLFHPRSFSMPQLPFLLQTTCVLTLLIGYLTIGWAVSGRTYGCHLMGLRVVNFRGGRLRPVTSLLRAVFCVFFPIGLLWCAASRQNRSLQDTVLRSSVIYDWSPRAPWRQERALPPVTEEPLPVALPGALPGAPTPTEGSP